The Chryseobacterium shigense genome segment CTTCATTTTTCTATATTGCTCAATAGCTTCCTGGAAAAGACCTAAGCTGAGGTAAATATTTCCGAATTCCCTGAGAATTGTGCTTTGCAATTCATAATCGGTAGACGTATATTTTTCTTTTTCTGCAATATCAAGATAAGCCATACTTTTTTTGTACTCTTTGTTAAAAGAAGAGACTATAGCAAGGCGGACGTTGCCGGTAGCAATACCTTTAGAATAATTAATTTTTCTGGATGCTTCAATAATGGCTGTATTTTCTTTTATATACTCCTCCGGTTTACCCTGTGCATACAACATAGTGGTAGATTCCAGCCAATTATCAATATCCTGAGTAGTTTTTTGTTGAGAAATAGCTGTAATGGAATAGAATAGAAAGAAGAAAATTAAATATTTCATTACTTTGCCTTTGGTTTGTGAAGTAAATATAAATAAAATAATACCATTGAATTTTATAAAATGAAATAAAATATAATATAATGGATCAGATGTAAAATAGCTATCTAATGCTCAGAAAAGAGATGGGAAAGAATAACCACATCGCGCATCTGTATTCCGTTTTCATAAACCGGAGATGGGTGATTGTTGATAGCTTCAACAGTTTCATCAGCAAGCAGCAGCAATTCATACGGAATATCTCCCCGGAGCTGATCCTATTAAAAACAAAATTTTCCATTTACAGACTCATATGGATAAGCGGATAATCTTTTCCTGAACCGTCTTTTTCCGATCTTCCAGTCTTTTTAAATCCCATTTTTTCATAAAACCCGACAGCCTGAGTATTCTGTTCGTTAACATCTACTTTGGTAAGGCCTGTAGTCTCCTTCATAAATTCGTACAGCCTTTTGCCATAACCTTTTCCGCGCATATCATTATGAATGAAAAGCATCTCCAGATTACCCTCAGCTACAGAAGCAAAACCTGCTGCCTTTCCGTTCTCTGAAATAAGGTAAACTTCCAGGTTGGGCAGATAATCTCGTGGTATAATTTCTTTAAAATAATTGAAATCCTCTTCAGAAAGAAAATTATGGGTGGCTTTTACAGCAGATTCCCAGATCTCCATAATTCCTGGATAATCTTCCGTATTGGCTGGCCTGATTGAATGTGGCATTAGGTAAGGTTTCTTACAAAAATAAGGAAAATCGGGGATTGAGTCTTAAAATTCCAGATGAAGGGCAATAAATAATCATTAATTTCAAAGAGTGTTATATCATTTAAATCTCTTACTTACCGTTACAACATATGGCCTTCAAACTTTATTTTTTACTTATTAAAAAAGAATTTCATATTGAAGCGAATTCTTCTTATAATAAATATGAATAATTGGAAAATAGAAATAAAAACGGTAAAAATGGTAAGCCGGATTTCCAATTTTTTATCGCAAATTTGTTAAGCTTTAAAAATTAAATTAAAGAATTATGCAAAAGAAAACATATACAGGACAGCCTGTAGTGACATTAAATAATGGATTGGATATTCCGGCTTTGGGCTTTGGAGTATGGCAGATGGAAGATATGAAAGAGTGTGAAAACGCTGTAATCAAAGCTATTCAGACCGGGTACAGGATGATTGATACAGCTTCTAT includes the following:
- a CDS encoding GNAT family N-acetyltransferase — translated: MPHSIRPANTEDYPGIMEIWESAVKATHNFLSEEDFNYFKEIIPRDYLPNLEVYLISENGKAAGFASVAEGNLEMLFIHNDMRGKGYGKRLYEFMKETTGLTKVDVNEQNTQAVGFYEKMGFKKTGRSEKDGSGKDYPLIHMSL